From the Paludibacterium paludis genome, one window contains:
- the xerD gene encoding site-specific tyrosine recombinase XerD, with amino-acid sequence MSSDAALIERFLEALWLEDGLSDNTRAAYRRDLAKLSERLSTDGDCDLMRADRAAIERALLIRADTDKPATRARLMSTTRRFFRFLNAEGLREDDPVDRLSAPRTGQRLPKSLSERHVEALLDAPDVASPFGLRDRAMLELLYACGLRVSELVGLTLSQLDLQAGVLKTMGKGSKERLVPMGEVAREWLERYLVDARPVLLAGKENDAVFISQRKGPLTRQMAWFLIVRYARSAGLPPVSPHTLRHAFATHLVNHGADLRVVQLLLGHADISTTQIYTHVARERLKALHRQHHPRG; translated from the coding sequence ATGAGCTCTGATGCGGCGCTGATTGAGCGTTTTCTGGAAGCGTTATGGCTGGAAGACGGTTTGTCCGACAACACGCGCGCCGCCTACCGCCGGGACTTGGCCAAACTGAGCGAACGCCTGTCGACCGACGGTGATTGCGATCTGATGCGAGCGGACCGCGCCGCCATTGAGCGGGCGCTTCTGATCCGCGCCGACACCGACAAACCGGCGACCCGTGCCAGGCTGATGAGCACAACCCGGCGTTTTTTCCGATTCCTTAATGCGGAAGGATTGCGCGAAGACGATCCGGTTGATCGTCTGAGTGCGCCGCGCACCGGTCAGCGCTTGCCAAAATCCCTGTCGGAACGGCATGTCGAGGCCTTGCTCGATGCGCCGGATGTGGCCTCGCCGTTCGGTTTGCGAGACAGGGCGATGCTCGAGTTGCTTTACGCCTGTGGTTTGCGGGTTTCCGAACTGGTCGGATTAACACTCTCCCAGCTGGATTTACAGGCCGGCGTCCTGAAGACGATGGGCAAGGGCAGCAAGGAGAGGCTGGTGCCGATGGGGGAGGTGGCCCGCGAATGGCTGGAGCGCTATCTTGTCGACGCACGCCCAGTGTTGCTGGCCGGCAAGGAAAATGATGCGGTATTCATTTCTCAGCGCAAAGGTCCGCTGACCCGGCAGATGGCCTGGTTTCTCATTGTCCGCTACGCCCGTTCCGCCGGTCTTCCTCCGGTGAGTCCTCATACGTTGCGCCACGCATTCGCGACCCATCTTGTCAATCACGGCGCCGACCTGCGCGTCGTCCAGCTGTTGCTGGGGCATGCCGATATTTCCACCACCCAGATTTATACCCATGTCGCGCGCGAGCGTTTGAAAGCGCTGCATCGCCAACACCATCCCCGAGGTTGA